A window from Prochlorococcus marinus CUG1435 encodes these proteins:
- a CDS encoding photosynthesis system II assembly factor Ycf48, which yields MKKIITSIPNLLLSVLICFVLSSCSSTGVKMSDSSPWKTIQFEDQANALDVDFIDDKNGFLVGSNRLIMESNDGGETWEKRNLDLPSEENFRLLDIDFKGEEGWLIGQPSLVMHTLDAGKNWTRLSLGNKLPGQPFLITTVDAGVAELATTAGAIYETSDSGESWNAKVVDASGSGGVRDLRRTNKGDYVSVSSLGNFFSTLENDSDAWIAHQRASSKRVQSIGFNPEGSLWMLSRGAEIRFNEDTNDLENWSKPIIPILNGYNYLDMGWDPNGDIWAGGGNGTLIVSKDQGKTWNKDPIASELPTNYIKIVFLDKDALDNQKGFVLGERGYILKWNS from the coding sequence ATGAAAAAAATTATTACTAGTATTCCCAATCTTCTTTTATCAGTTCTTATTTGTTTTGTATTGAGCAGTTGTTCATCTACAGGAGTAAAGATGAGTGATAGCAGCCCTTGGAAAACAATTCAGTTTGAGGACCAGGCTAATGCTTTAGATGTTGATTTTATAGATGATAAAAATGGATTTTTAGTAGGTTCTAATAGACTTATTATGGAGTCTAATGATGGAGGTGAAACTTGGGAAAAAAGAAATTTAGATTTACCTAGTGAAGAGAACTTTCGTCTTCTAGATATAGATTTTAAAGGGGAAGAGGGATGGTTAATAGGTCAGCCTTCATTAGTTATGCATACACTTGATGCAGGAAAGAATTGGACACGCCTATCTCTTGGTAACAAATTACCAGGCCAACCATTTCTAATAACAACTGTCGATGCTGGTGTTGCAGAATTGGCCACCACTGCAGGTGCTATTTATGAAACATCAGATAGTGGCGAATCATGGAATGCAAAAGTTGTAGATGCATCTGGTTCTGGAGGTGTAAGAGATTTAAGAAGAACCAATAAAGGAGATTATGTCAGTGTAAGCAGTCTAGGTAATTTCTTTTCTACTTTGGAAAATGACAGTGATGCATGGATAGCTCATCAAAGAGCCAGTAGCAAAAGAGTTCAAAGTATTGGTTTTAATCCAGAAGGAAGTTTATGGATGCTTTCTAGAGGCGCAGAAATTAGATTTAATGAAGATACTAATGATCTAGAAAATTGGTCAAAGCCTATTATACCAATTCTTAATGGATACAATTATCTAGACATGGGGTGGGATCCAAATGGTGATATATGGGCTGGCGGGGGTAATGGAACTTTAATAGTAAGTAAAGATCAAGGAAAAACTTGGAATAAAGATCCTATTGCTTCTGAATTGCCTACAAACTACATTAAAATAGTTTTTCTCGATAAGGATGCTTTAGACAATCAAAAAGGATTTGTACTAGGCGAGCGTGGTTATATCCTTAAATGGAATAGCTAA
- a CDS encoding cytochrome b559 subunit alpha: MAAGSTGERPFFEIITSIRYWIIHAVTLPAIFIAGFLFVYTGLAYDAFGTPRPDSYFQSSESKAPVVTQRYEAKSQLDLRTK; encoded by the coding sequence ATGGCCGCAGGTTCAACGGGTGAACGCCCATTCTTTGAAATAATCACCAGTATTAGATACTGGATTATTCATGCAGTAACATTACCAGCTATCTTTATAGCAGGCTTCTTATTTGTATATACAGGCTTAGCCTACGATGCTTTCGGAACTCCTCGTCCAGATAGTTATTTCCAATCATCTGAATCTAAAGCACCTGTCGTAACACAAAGATATGAAGCTAAATCTCAACTAGATTTAAGAACAAAATAA
- a CDS encoding NADH dehydrogenase subunit K, which yields MREIREGTCNPLGAPQVTTDLSENIILTSLDDLHNWARLSSLWPLLYGTACCFIEFAALIGSRFDFDRFGLVPRSSPRQADLIIVAGTVTMKMAPALVRLYEQMPEPKYVIAMGACTITGGMFSADSTTAVRGVDKLIPVDLYLPGCPPRPEAIFDAVIKLRKKVGNESILERTKTEQTHRYITSDHEMNLVFSENTGEYLNKTSANVITPSTKEKITELPEDTEKTEIINPVED from the coding sequence ATAAGAGAAATTCGAGAAGGGACTTGCAACCCTCTTGGGGCACCCCAAGTTACTACAGATTTAAGCGAAAATATTATATTGACAAGCTTAGACGATCTTCATAATTGGGCCAGACTAAGCAGTCTATGGCCTCTCTTATACGGAACAGCTTGTTGTTTTATAGAATTTGCTGCCTTAATTGGATCAAGATTTGATTTTGATAGATTTGGATTAGTACCTAGAAGCTCACCACGGCAAGCAGATCTAATAATAGTTGCAGGGACAGTAACAATGAAGATGGCACCCGCGCTTGTAAGACTTTATGAACAAATGCCTGAACCAAAATATGTGATTGCCATGGGTGCTTGCACAATCACAGGCGGAATGTTCAGCGCAGATTCTACAACTGCTGTAAGAGGAGTTGATAAATTGATACCAGTTGATTTATACCTTCCAGGATGTCCACCAAGACCAGAAGCAATTTTTGATGCTGTTATTAAATTAAGAAAAAAAGTTGGTAATGAATCAATTTTAGAGCGCACAAAAACAGAGCAAACTCACAGATACATAACATCTGATCATGAAATGAATCTCGTTTTCTCTGAAAATACAGGTGAATATCTAAACAAAACTTCAGCTAACGTAATAACCCCCTCCACAAAAGAAAAAATAACCGAATTACCTGAAGATACCGAAAAAACTGAAATTATTAATCCTGTAGAAGATTGA
- a CDS encoding CCA tRNA nucleotidyltransferase, with translation MNDISDYIQSELIKTPFNLYNLIAKYIESNNNTKVAFVGGYLRDLLISKFHKKSFSKPVDIDLVIEGSSISLAKFIKKNIVNVDLCLIKEFNLYNTVEININNYKIDIASARKEIYSAPGLNPTVNKSTIEEDLKRRDFTINSIAFEVSTRKIYDPYGGISDIKSKRLNLLHSNSISDDPSRLIRCAKYASRLDFNISNNSLKQSQETVRQWPWKSSENHQKMIYPPALGIRIRMELAEICKHDNLTNVISIIHKWKIISILNENIKVDKRFLRGLNWIKKLKGNHILYLLKDSEDLEKACQRFLINNTEIKILEDYINIKKILNTNQKNFNHFSPSSWTEFIEDKNLNDETVKLLICDGGPYWRKLFKWLFIYKFIKSKKDGETLKKEGWDPGKEMGKEIKRLRYLEIDKLNRN, from the coding sequence ATGAACGATATCTCTGATTACATCCAAAGTGAATTAATAAAAACTCCATTTAATCTATATAACCTAATTGCTAAATACATAGAATCTAATAACAATACTAAAGTAGCTTTTGTTGGCGGTTATTTAAGAGATTTATTAATTAGTAAATTCCACAAAAAATCGTTTTCTAAACCTGTAGATATTGATCTTGTTATTGAAGGATCCTCTATTTCTCTTGCCAAATTTATAAAAAAAAATATTGTAAATGTAGATTTATGTTTAATCAAGGAATTCAATTTATACAACACTGTAGAAATAAATATTAATAACTATAAAATTGATATTGCTTCTGCAAGAAAAGAAATTTATTCTGCTCCAGGCTTAAATCCCACAGTAAATAAAAGTACTATTGAGGAGGATCTTAAGAGGAGAGATTTCACTATAAATTCAATAGCCTTCGAGGTCTCGACAAGGAAAATATATGATCCTTATGGAGGGATTTCTGATATAAAAAGTAAAAGATTAAACTTACTTCATAGTAATAGTATTTCAGATGATCCAAGTAGATTAATTAGATGTGCAAAATATGCTTCAAGGTTAGATTTCAATATTTCAAATAATTCCCTTAAACAATCTCAAGAAACAGTTAGACAATGGCCATGGAAAAGTTCAGAAAATCATCAGAAAATGATTTACCCTCCTGCACTAGGCATACGAATAAGGATGGAACTAGCTGAAATATGCAAACACGATAATTTGACTAATGTGATTTCGATAATTCATAAATGGAAAATTATCTCAATCTTAAATGAAAATATTAAAGTCGATAAAAGATTTTTAAGAGGACTAAATTGGATAAAGAAGTTAAAAGGGAATCATATACTTTACTTATTAAAAGATTCAGAAGATTTAGAAAAAGCATGTCAAAGATTTTTGATAAATAATACTGAGATAAAAATATTAGAAGATTATATAAACATCAAAAAGATATTAAATACAAACCAAAAAAATTTCAATCATTTTTCTCCATCAAGTTGGACAGAATTTATTGAGGACAAAAACCTTAATGATGAGACAGTCAAATTATTAATTTGTGATGGAGGACCATACTGGCGTAAATTATTTAAGTGGTTATTTATTTACAAATTCATAAAATCAAAAAAAGATGGAGAAACATTAAAAAAAGAAGGATGGGACCCAGGGAAGGAGATGGGAAAGGAAATTAAAAGATTAAGATATTTGGAAATTGACAAATTAAATAGAAATTAA
- the mtnP gene encoding S-methyl-5'-thioadenosine phosphorylase gives MNKEHLLPIEKSRLGVIGGSGFYSMDQIDYLRELEIDTPYGKPSDSIKVYNLGNLEIAFIPRHGRTHRLNPSEIPYKANIWALRSIGVRWIIAPSAVGSLQEQIRPLDIVVPDQFIDRTKNRPATFFNEGAVAHVTMGDPFCTNLSRILSEIGEKNIPGGRQLHRGGTYLAMEGPAFSTRAESNLYRSWGCSIIGMTNHTEARLAKEAEIAYSSLSMVTDYDCWHQTHQEVSVEMVLDNLKSNTEVANKIIFEVAKLIEKERPKSKSHFSLKDGLITQKENIPSLTKEKLGIFTDSY, from the coding sequence ATGAATAAAGAACATTTATTACCAATTGAAAAATCAAGATTAGGAGTGATTGGTGGAAGTGGATTTTATTCAATGGATCAAATAGATTACTTAAGAGAACTAGAAATCGATACTCCCTATGGTAAACCTTCTGATTCAATAAAAGTATATAATCTTGGGAATCTAGAGATAGCATTCATTCCTAGACATGGCAGAACACATAGATTAAATCCTTCTGAAATCCCTTACAAAGCTAATATTTGGGCTCTAAGATCAATAGGAGTAAGATGGATTATTGCTCCATCAGCGGTTGGTTCATTACAAGAACAGATAAGGCCACTTGATATAGTGGTCCCAGATCAATTTATAGACCGGACAAAAAATAGACCTGCAACCTTCTTTAACGAGGGAGCAGTCGCACACGTAACCATGGGAGATCCCTTCTGCACTAATTTATCACGTATATTAAGTGAAATCGGAGAAAAAAATATTCCTGGCGGTAGACAATTGCATAGAGGGGGTACCTATCTAGCAATGGAAGGTCCCGCTTTCTCCACTAGAGCAGAATCTAATTTATATAGAAGTTGGGGATGTTCAATAATTGGAATGACTAACCACACAGAAGCAAGATTAGCTAAAGAAGCTGAAATAGCTTACTCTTCGTTATCTATGGTTACTGATTATGATTGCTGGCATCAAACCCATCAAGAAGTTTCTGTAGAGATGGTTTTGGATAATCTTAAATCAAATACTGAAGTGGCTAATAAAATAATATTTGAAGTAGCTAAGTTAATTGAAAAAGAAAGACCAAAAAGCAAGTCTCATTTTTCATTAAAAGATGGATTAATAACCCAAAAAGAAAATATCCCAAGCCTTACAAAAGAGAAACTTGGGATATTTACAGATTCTTATTAG
- a CDS encoding photosystem II reaction center protein J, producing MSKLKGPDGRIPDRLPDGRPAVAWERRWTEGTLPLWLVATAGGIAVIFVLGIFFYGSYQGVGAGG from the coding sequence ATGAGTAAATTAAAAGGACCTGATGGAAGAATTCCAGATAGACTTCCCGACGGTAGACCAGCAGTTGCATGGGAAAGAAGATGGACTGAAGGAACTCTTCCTCTATGGCTTGTTGCTACAGCAGGTGGAATTGCAGTTATCTTCGTTTTAGGAATATTCTTCTATGGTTCATACCAAGGCGTTGGAGCTGGAGGCTAA
- a CDS encoding NAD(P)H-quinone oxidoreductase subunit 3: MFLLTGYEYFLGFLLIAAAVPVLALVTNLIVAPKGRTGERKLTYESGMEPIGGAWIQFNIRYYMFALVFVIFDVETVFLYPWAVAFNRLGLLAFIEALIFIAILVIALAYAWRKGALEWS, from the coding sequence ATGTTTTTATTAACTGGCTATGAATACTTTTTAGGTTTTCTTCTAATTGCCGCAGCTGTTCCAGTATTAGCTCTAGTTACTAATCTCATCGTTGCCCCAAAAGGCAGAACAGGGGAAAGAAAACTTACATATGAATCTGGAATGGAGCCTATTGGGGGAGCATGGATTCAATTTAATATTCGTTATTACATGTTTGCCTTGGTTTTCGTTATATTTGATGTTGAGACAGTATTCCTTTATCCTTGGGCTGTTGCCTTCAATAGATTAGGCTTATTAGCTTTTATTGAGGCTTTAATCTTCATAGCAATACTTGTTATTGCCTTAGCATACGCATGGAGAAAAGGTGCTTTAGAATGGAGTTAA
- a CDS encoding UvrD-helicase domain-containing protein — translation MPQTNNFLFKSLNNQQLQAVKHVYGPLLVVAGAGSGKTKALTHRIANLIEGNSIDPYNILAVTFTNKAAKEMKARLEVLLAQELAFNQFGQPWTTLKEIEQNQLRANVNQERLQNLWIGTFHSLFSRLLRYDIEKYTDPEGLKWTRQFSIYDETDSQTLVKEIISQDMNLDPKRYDPKKIKRLISNAKNQCFTSNDLLEKADNNFDKTVAEAYKRYRISLSKNNSLDFDDLLLLPVFLLRQNDIVRDYWHKRFKHILVDEYQDTNRTQYELIKLITVGNTEPKKFFNWEDRSIFVVGDADQSIYSFRAADFRILIGFQEDFKTSINDDTKSSLIKLEENYRSSSNILDAANSLIENNSERIDKVLKATKEKGELLTLLSCDDEISEAEAITNKIKSLNNYNQNPIWKNFAILYRTRAQSRVLEESLVRWRIPYTIFGGLRFYDRREIKDAIAYLKVLVNSSDNVSLLRIINVPRRGIGKTTIQKLNELSNSLNIPLWEVLNDKQSLEETIGRSSKRINKFTEIMNDLLCYLENSGPAQLLQLILEKSGYLSDLLSSGTEESEDRRNNLQELINAATQYEEETESGDVEGFLSTAALTTDNDTQKNNPNSVTLMTLHNSKGLEFQNVFITGLEQGLFPSHRSIDTPSLLEEERRLCYVGITRAKERVFLSHARERRLWGGMREATIPSIFLSEIPEDLMDGELPQTGGASIRRDWHLDRLTRVDRNNPNEFVNKPINAVRKLYSGPSKGKSWMVGDMLIHSKFGKGEIIHIFGSGEKISLAVKFGDKGSKILDPRLAPIRYVS, via the coding sequence GTGCCTCAAACCAACAATTTCCTTTTTAAGTCCCTAAACAATCAACAACTTCAAGCAGTAAAACATGTTTATGGACCACTATTAGTTGTAGCGGGTGCAGGCAGCGGAAAAACTAAGGCTCTTACACACAGAATTGCAAATCTTATTGAGGGTAACTCTATAGATCCCTATAACATTCTTGCTGTCACTTTCACTAACAAAGCTGCCAAAGAAATGAAAGCAAGATTAGAGGTTCTTTTAGCCCAAGAATTAGCTTTTAATCAATTTGGTCAGCCTTGGACAACTCTCAAAGAAATTGAGCAAAATCAATTAAGAGCAAACGTTAACCAAGAGAGGCTTCAGAACCTTTGGATCGGTACTTTCCATTCCTTATTTTCAAGACTTCTGAGATACGATATTGAAAAATATACTGATCCAGAAGGCCTAAAATGGACAAGACAATTTTCAATTTATGATGAAACAGATTCTCAAACATTAGTAAAAGAAATTATCAGTCAAGATATGAATCTTGACCCAAAAAGGTATGATCCCAAAAAGATTAAAAGATTAATAAGTAATGCTAAAAATCAATGCTTTACTTCTAATGATCTTTTAGAAAAAGCAGATAATAATTTTGATAAAACAGTTGCAGAAGCCTACAAGAGATATAGGATTTCGCTCTCAAAAAATAATTCTTTAGACTTTGATGATCTTCTGCTTTTGCCTGTTTTCTTATTGAGGCAAAATGATATAGTCAGAGATTACTGGCACAAAAGATTTAAACATATTTTAGTTGACGAATATCAAGATACAAATAGAACACAATATGAACTTATAAAATTAATTACGGTTGGGAATACTGAACCAAAAAAATTCTTCAATTGGGAAGATCGGTCAATTTTTGTAGTTGGGGATGCTGATCAAAGTATTTATAGTTTCAGAGCAGCTGACTTCAGAATTTTAATTGGTTTTCAAGAAGATTTTAAAACTTCAATCAACGACGATACAAAATCATCTTTAATTAAATTAGAAGAAAATTATAGGTCATCTTCCAATATCCTTGATGCTGCAAACTCATTAATTGAAAACAACTCTGAAAGAATTGACAAAGTTTTAAAGGCTACTAAAGAAAAAGGGGAACTTTTAACGTTACTCAGCTGTGATGATGAAATTTCCGAGGCAGAAGCAATTACCAATAAAATAAAATCACTCAACAACTATAATCAAAACCCAATTTGGAAAAATTTTGCAATTTTATATCGAACCAGAGCTCAGTCGAGAGTTTTAGAAGAATCTCTTGTAAGGTGGCGCATTCCTTATACAATTTTTGGAGGATTGCGTTTTTATGATAGAAGAGAAATTAAAGATGCAATAGCATATTTGAAAGTTCTGGTTAATTCTTCAGATAACGTTAGTCTTTTACGCATCATAAATGTCCCTAGAAGAGGGATTGGTAAGACTACTATTCAAAAACTGAATGAACTATCTAATAGTTTAAATATCCCATTATGGGAGGTTCTTAATGATAAGCAAAGTCTTGAAGAAACAATAGGCCGATCATCAAAAAGAATTAATAAATTTACTGAAATTATGAATGATCTACTGTGTTACCTAGAAAATTCAGGTCCCGCTCAACTACTACAACTTATATTAGAAAAAAGTGGTTATTTAAGTGACTTGCTCTCTAGTGGGACTGAAGAATCTGAAGATAGAAGAAATAACTTACAAGAACTAATTAATGCAGCTACTCAATATGAAGAAGAAACAGAAAGTGGAGATGTAGAGGGATTTCTTTCTACAGCAGCCTTAACAACTGATAATGATACGCAGAAAAATAATCCTAACTCTGTAACTCTAATGACTCTGCATAATAGTAAAGGTTTAGAATTTCAAAATGTTTTTATCACTGGGCTAGAACAAGGTCTCTTCCCTAGCCATAGATCAATAGATACTCCCTCACTTCTTGAAGAGGAAAGAAGATTATGCTATGTAGGTATTACTAGAGCTAAAGAAAGAGTTTTCTTAAGTCATGCCAGAGAAAGAAGATTATGGGGTGGAATGCGTGAAGCAACAATTCCTTCAATATTTCTTTCGGAAATACCTGAAGATTTAATGGATGGCGAATTACCACAAACTGGTGGTGCTTCAATTAGAAGAGATTGGCATCTTGATCGTTTAACTAGAGTTGATCGAAACAATCCAAATGAATTTGTTAACAAACCAATAAATGCAGTAAGGAAATTATATTCAGGTCCTAGTAAAGGAAAAAGCTGGATGGTTGGAGATATGCTAATTCACTCAAAGTTTGGGAAAGGTGAAATCATCCATATTTTTGGGAGTGGGGAAAAAATATCTTTAGCAGTAAAATTTGGTGATAAAGGAAGTAAAATTCTAGATCCCAGATTAGCTCCAATTCGTTATGTAAGTTAA
- a CDS encoding R-phycoerythrin subunit beta: MSVSNNNQLLSADKKLNDLSNIKEFINSANSRLDAITSITNNSHAIAADAVTAMICENQDSLNSKISLNTTNKMSVCLRDGEIILRIVAYLLISNDQSVLEKNCLKDLKNTYLALGVPLRNARRVFQLMRDATISDLNSTVNNMPGKKDFLPKLISETEFQFERIITLLN; this comes from the coding sequence ATGTCAGTATCAAATAATAATCAACTATTGTCAGCCGATAAGAAATTAAATGATTTAAGCAATATAAAAGAATTTATTAATAGTGCAAACTCAAGATTAGATGCAATAACCTCAATAACCAATAATTCACATGCAATCGCAGCAGACGCTGTAACAGCAATGATTTGCGAAAATCAAGATTCACTTAATTCAAAAATATCTTTAAATACAACTAACAAGATGTCCGTTTGTTTAAGAGATGGAGAAATAATCCTAAGGATTGTTGCTTATCTTTTAATTTCTAATGACCAATCAGTTTTAGAAAAAAATTGTTTGAAGGATCTTAAAAATACTTATCTTGCTCTTGGAGTACCTTTAAGAAATGCAAGAAGGGTTTTTCAATTAATGCGAGATGCAACTATCTCTGATTTGAATTCAACAGTAAATAATATGCCTGGAAAAAAAGACTTTCTTCCTAAATTAATATCTGAAACTGAGTTTCAATTTGAAAGGATAATTACTCTTTTAAACTAG
- a CDS encoding rubredoxin: MSENIQPASEENKIVEDFQKEDLSENSTGVNVEKPTLNLEQNRFECRSCGYIYDPSEGNKKLNIPKNTPFSELDGNTFACPVCRAGKNFYKDIGPKSKPSGFEENLVYGFGFNSLPPGQKNILIFGGLAFAAAMFLSLYSLH, translated from the coding sequence GTGAGTGAAAACATTCAACCAGCCTCTGAGGAAAACAAAATAGTTGAAGACTTTCAGAAAGAAGACCTTTCTGAAAACTCCACAGGAGTAAATGTTGAAAAACCTACTCTTAATTTAGAACAAAATAGATTCGAATGTAGAAGTTGTGGATACATTTATGATCCGTCTGAAGGAAATAAAAAATTAAACATACCTAAAAATACTCCTTTTTCAGAGTTAGATGGGAATACCTTCGCATGCCCTGTTTGTCGAGCTGGTAAAAATTTTTATAAGGATATAGGTCCTAAATCTAAACCTAGTGGTTTTGAAGAAAATTTAGTTTATGGGTTTGGTTTTAATAGTTTACCTCCTGGACAAAAAAACATATTGATTTTTGGAGGTCTGGCGTTTGCGGCTGCAATGTTTCTTTCTTTGTACTCTTTGCATTAA
- the selD gene encoding selenide, water dikinase SelD gives MTFNHLVLIGGGHSNVSLLKKWLMFPKLMPEIPVSIISRDSHLVYSAMFPSVISKSIALEESLIDIKSLAKNAKVSFIEEEVTDIDFNLKKIVLGKRPSVNYSKLVINYGSQTIIPKEFESLVKNRNAFSIKPFLRAYESILKEDIFDSVNELPFVIVGSGLAAIEVSYALRKRWGDRALKLLCDSRKINNKILKSLRNSNIDLVEKLNFDHGKILLCTGNTSPLWVQKKLLDSDSHGRIITNQNLQIKSFSGIFAVGDCAVVGSAKRPASGVFAVKVVNTLVQNLKKDIQGRSLKKWFPQKIGLQIVNIFPSHHPKSFAIYRNFVFGPSFLFWILKYKIDLNFIKKFRSKRLIMKSSEKNISLNDCRGCAAKIPQFVLNKSLINSNLNSFASSPEDSVEIYQNGQDIILQSVDGFPALVSDPWLNAKITTLHACSDLWACGAKLSSAQALISLPKVEREFQSFLFSQSLQGIKSTVEDHGGELLGGHTFEARSLVNKPYSLGIDISLTVQGILKNGAKPWLKSGMNIGDILMMSKPLGVGIYFAGQMQNINMLGSSSEIINNLVESQQYLIDEIYLFQNQFKESLVNAATDITGYGFIGHLKEMVESSNLYRQSNNLEPLKVLLDLFAFKAYPGVFDLIRKDVKSTFFESNKEIFDKIYKVNKQKRIINFLNENSLDQKTFNERISLLLDPQTCGPLLISCNRKYENVLKDKWYKVGEVVKM, from the coding sequence ATGACTTTTAATCATCTGGTACTAATTGGAGGAGGACACTCAAATGTTTCTTTATTGAAGAAATGGTTAATGTTTCCGAAATTAATGCCAGAAATTCCTGTTTCAATTATATCCAGAGATTCTCATTTGGTTTATTCGGCAATGTTCCCATCGGTGATTTCAAAATCAATCGCTTTAGAAGAGAGTTTAATTGATATAAAATCTCTAGCAAAAAATGCAAAAGTATCTTTTATAGAAGAAGAAGTAACGGATATTGATTTCAATTTAAAGAAAATTGTTTTAGGTAAAAGACCTTCAGTTAATTATTCGAAGTTGGTGATTAATTATGGAAGTCAAACAATAATTCCAAAAGAATTTGAATCACTAGTTAAAAATCGAAATGCTTTTTCAATTAAACCTTTTTTAAGGGCTTATGAATCAATACTAAAAGAGGACATTTTTGATTCAGTTAATGAACTTCCATTTGTAATTGTTGGAAGTGGCCTTGCTGCAATTGAAGTATCATATGCTTTAAGAAAAAGATGGGGAGATAGAGCTTTAAAACTATTATGTGATTCAAGAAAAATTAATAATAAAATTCTAAAAAGTTTACGGAATTCCAATATTGATTTAGTTGAAAAACTTAATTTTGATCATGGCAAGATTCTGTTATGTACTGGAAATACATCTCCTTTATGGGTACAAAAAAAATTATTAGATTCGGATTCTCATGGCAGAATAATCACCAATCAGAATTTGCAGATAAAAAGTTTCTCTGGAATCTTTGCTGTCGGTGATTGTGCAGTTGTAGGTTCAGCAAAAAGACCAGCATCGGGAGTTTTTGCAGTAAAAGTTGTAAATACATTAGTCCAAAATCTAAAAAAAGATATACAAGGAAGATCATTAAAAAAGTGGTTTCCTCAGAAGATCGGATTGCAAATAGTAAATATATTTCCAAGTCATCATCCAAAGTCTTTTGCTATTTATCGCAATTTTGTTTTTGGCCCTTCTTTTCTTTTTTGGATTTTAAAGTATAAAATTGATCTCAACTTTATTAAAAAGTTCAGATCAAAAAGGTTAATTATGAAAAGTAGTGAAAAAAATATTTCGTTGAATGATTGCAGAGGATGTGCAGCTAAAATTCCTCAGTTTGTTTTGAATAAATCATTAATTAATTCTAATCTAAATTCTTTCGCCTCATCACCTGAAGATTCAGTTGAGATATATCAAAATGGTCAAGATATTATCTTGCAAAGTGTAGATGGATTTCCTGCTTTGGTAAGTGATCCTTGGCTTAATGCAAAAATTACTACTTTGCATGCTTGCTCAGATTTGTGGGCATGCGGAGCAAAACTTTCATCCGCGCAGGCTTTAATTTCATTACCAAAAGTTGAAAGGGAATTTCAGAGTTTCCTCTTTTCTCAATCACTTCAAGGTATTAAATCAACGGTTGAGGATCATGGAGGTGAATTACTTGGAGGCCATACTTTCGAGGCAAGAAGTTTAGTAAATAAACCTTATTCATTAGGAATAGATATTTCTTTAACAGTTCAAGGCATTTTAAAAAATGGAGCAAAACCATGGCTTAAATCTGGAATGAATATTGGAGATATTCTCATGATGTCTAAACCTCTGGGCGTTGGGATTTACTTTGCCGGTCAAATGCAAAATATTAATATGCTAGGTAGTTCTTCTGAAATAATTAATAATTTAGTAGAGAGTCAGCAATATTTGATTGATGAAATTTATCTTTTTCAAAATCAATTTAAAGAATCATTAGTCAATGCTGCGACAGACATTACTGGATATGGATTTATTGGACATCTTAAAGAAATGGTTGAATCATCTAATTTATATAGGCAAAGCAATAATCTTGAGCCACTAAAAGTTTTATTAGATTTATTTGCATTTAAAGCTTATCCTGGAGTATTTGATTTAATAAGAAAAGACGTTAAAAGTACTTTCTTTGAATCTAATAAAGAAATTTTTGACAAAATTTATAAAGTAAATAAGCAGAAAAGAATAATTAATTTTTTAAACGAAAATTCATTAGATCAAAAGACTTTTAACGAGAGAATATCATTACTATTAGATCCTCAAACATGTGGACCCTTGTTGATTAGTTGCAATCGTAAATATGAAAATGTTTTAAAGGATAAATGGTACAAGGTTGGAGAGGTTGTAAAAATGTAA
- a CDS encoding cytochrome b559 subunit beta translates to MTNSQAPMQAAEVRVYPIFTVRWLAVHALAIPSVFFLGSIAAMQFVAR, encoded by the coding sequence ATGACTAATTCTCAAGCTCCAATGCAGGCTGCGGAAGTCCGCGTTTATCCTATATTTACTGTACGTTGGTTAGCAGTTCACGCTCTAGCTATTCCATCAGTATTCTTTTTAGGTTCCATTGCTGCTATGCAATTCGTAGCCCGATAA
- a CDS encoding photosystem II reaction center protein L, which produces MQVNENPNKVPVELNRTSLYLGLLSVFVLGILFSSYFFN; this is translated from the coding sequence ATGCAAGTAAACGAAAATCCTAACAAAGTTCCAGTTGAACTTAATCGTACAAGCCTTTATTTAGGCTTACTATCAGTCTTTGTATTGGGAATTTTATTTTCCAGTTACTTTTTCAATTAA